One part of the Thermococcus litoralis DSM 5473 genome encodes these proteins:
- a CDS encoding NifB/NifX family molybdenum-iron cluster-binding protein yields MRIAVATVNGGLDDFVNQHFGRTPTFTIVDIEGGEIKNVRVVPNPGASAPRGAGVQAAQFCINEGVDVVIAGQFGPNSAQVLEASGIKFVSALPTMRVEEAVRAFLRGELTQALFRSKGGGTGHVRGFGGRRQGGW; encoded by the coding sequence ATGAGGATAGCAGTTGCAACTGTAAACGGAGGTTTAGATGATTTTGTCAATCAGCACTTTGGGAGAACACCGACCTTTACGATAGTTGATATTGAAGGTGGGGAGATAAAGAATGTTAGAGTGGTTCCCAATCCGGGTGCAAGCGCTCCTAGAGGTGCTGGAGTTCAAGCAGCTCAGTTTTGCATAAACGAAGGGGTAGATGTTGTTATAGCTGGGCAATTTGGGCCGAATTCTGCCCAAGTACTTGAAGCTTCAGGTATAAAGTTCGTCTCGGCTCTCCCCACAATGAGGGTGGAAGAAGCAGTAAGGGCTTTTCTGAGAGGGGAGCTAACTCAGGCTTTATTTAGGTCAAAAGGAGGTGGAACGGGTCATGTAAGAGGCTTTGGAGGCAGAAGACAAGGGGGATGGTAA
- a CDS encoding NifB/NifX family molybdenum-iron cluster-binding protein, with protein sequence MKIAVPSANGGGLEDKIAPVFARAPVFTVVDVENGEIKSIKVIQNQAAYAGGGAGPIAVQTLINEGVDTIIAPQIGPNVMGALQAAGITYYLFPAGTPIKEAVEKVIKEGMQQTAQQTYLPAVPANPAPAYLPYDYGWGGRGRGFGKGFGRGWGRGRGWGAKLGYCPWTGIPNRRNWLSRYFGWW encoded by the coding sequence ATGAAGATTGCAGTACCGAGTGCAAATGGTGGAGGATTGGAAGACAAAATTGCTCCTGTATTCGCAAGGGCACCAGTTTTCACAGTAGTTGATGTAGAAAATGGGGAGATAAAGAGCATAAAGGTGATTCAAAACCAAGCAGCATACGCTGGTGGTGGGGCAGGTCCAATAGCCGTGCAGACGTTGATAAATGAAGGAGTGGATACAATAATCGCCCCACAAATAGGCCCCAATGTCATGGGAGCCCTCCAAGCTGCAGGAATAACTTATTACCTCTTTCCTGCTGGAACTCCCATTAAGGAAGCTGTTGAAAAGGTAATTAAAGAGGGAATGCAGCAAACAGCACAACAAACTTATCTTCCAGCAGTTCCGGCAAATCCAGCCCCAGCTTATCTACCCTATGATTATGGATGGGGAGGAAGAGGCCGTGGCTTTGGCAAAGGATTTGGACGTGGATGGGGCAGAGGAAGAGGTTGGGGGGCAAAATTAGGTTATTGCCCTTGGACAGGAATACCAAATAGAAGAAACTGGCTTTCTAGGTATTTTGGCTGGTGGTGA
- a CDS encoding nucleotide-binding protein — protein sequence MQIAVSGGKGGTGKSTVAINLAIALRKYFDLALADLDVEAPNDHILLGVELQNEEPVHMFMPRFDYSKCIKCRKCAEVCEENAIITMRDGTPFLMPTLCSGCRACEIVCPVTGAILEGEKLMGHTYLTETPYQFHLVTGKLLEGEERAMPIVTAAKKRAKTLNKELLLVDTAAGTSNTVSKALEDSKLLIAVTEPTPLGLHDLTLILELAKLMGIEAWIVVNKADIGEKKRVEEIVQKYNAEIIGEIPYSEAIIQSYVRGEPIVLTDKKEAKIFKDLAERVASYLG from the coding sequence ATGCAGATAGCAGTGAGCGGAGGTAAGGGAGGAACAGGAAAATCAACTGTAGCCATTAACCTTGCAATAGCCTTACGGAAGTATTTCGACTTAGCTCTGGCAGATTTAGATGTCGAGGCACCAAACGATCATATTCTCCTTGGAGTTGAGTTGCAGAATGAGGAACCCGTTCATATGTTCATGCCGCGCTTTGATTATTCGAAGTGCATAAAATGCAGAAAATGTGCGGAAGTTTGTGAAGAAAACGCAATAATCACAATGAGAGATGGAACACCGTTCTTAATGCCCACCTTGTGCTCTGGGTGCAGGGCTTGTGAGATAGTCTGCCCAGTTACGGGAGCAATATTGGAAGGAGAGAAGCTTATGGGACACACCTACCTCACCGAGACACCTTATCAGTTCCATTTGGTTACCGGAAAACTGCTCGAAGGAGAAGAGCGGGCAATGCCTATTGTAACCGCAGCAAAAAAGAGGGCGAAAACCCTTAACAAAGAGCTTTTGCTAGTGGACACAGCAGCAGGAACAAGCAACACTGTTTCCAAGGCATTGGAAGATTCAAAGCTTCTCATAGCAGTTACAGAGCCTACTCCGTTGGGTCTTCATGACTTGACCCTTATCCTTGAGCTCGCCAAATTAATGGGCATAGAGGCTTGGATTGTTGTCAATAAGGCTGATATTGGAGAGAAAAAGAGAGTAGAAGAGATAGTGCAGAAATACAACGCCGAGATAATTGGGGAAATCCCATACAGCGAAGCTATTATCCAGAGCTATGTTAGGGGAGAACCTATAGTCCTAACCGATAAAAAGGAAGCTAAAATCTTCAAAGACCTTGCCGAAAGGGTAGCCAGTTATTTGGGGTGA
- a CDS encoding nucleotide-binding protein yields the protein MQIAIASGKGGVGKSSVAASLIYLLKDEYSLIAVDADADAPNLDLLFGVEMWEEEKELIGAKVAKINTSTCIRCGICAERCPYDCIKIVDGNYVVNELTCEGCGVCKLVCPVEGVITLEEVRSGIVRKTTTKYGFPLISAQLDVGRPNSGKLVTEEKEWAKRIMKEKGIEHMIVDSAAGIGCQVIASLGGADVAILVAEPTPASLSDVKRVYKVVQHFREPAYLIINKADLNPSFKGLYEFAEEEGIPIIGEIPYDRAIPKSMVMLKPVVEAFPDSKASIALKEIAEVVKEEILE from the coding sequence ATGCAGATCGCGATAGCGAGTGGAAAGGGTGGAGTAGGAAAATCGAGCGTAGCTGCTTCACTCATATACCTCCTCAAAGATGAATATTCACTAATAGCAGTTGATGCTGATGCCGACGCTCCAAACCTCGACCTGCTCTTTGGGGTTGAAATGTGGGAAGAGGAAAAAGAGCTCATAGGTGCAAAAGTGGCAAAGATAAACACCAGCACCTGCATAAGGTGCGGTATATGCGCTGAAAGATGCCCCTATGACTGCATAAAGATTGTTGATGGAAATTACGTGGTTAATGAGCTAACTTGTGAAGGTTGTGGAGTTTGCAAGCTCGTATGTCCTGTGGAAGGGGTAATCACTTTAGAGGAAGTACGTTCAGGCATAGTTAGGAAAACAACAACCAAATACGGCTTCCCACTAATTTCAGCCCAGCTCGACGTGGGAAGGCCAAACAGCGGAAAGCTCGTTACGGAGGAAAAAGAGTGGGCTAAAAGGATCATGAAGGAAAAAGGAATAGAACACATGATAGTTGATTCGGCAGCCGGAATAGGATGCCAAGTGATAGCAAGCCTCGGAGGGGCGGATGTAGCGATCCTTGTGGCAGAGCCAACTCCCGCTTCGCTAAGTGACGTGAAGAGGGTTTACAAGGTTGTCCAGCACTTCAGAGAACCAGCATACCTTATAATAAACAAAGCTGATCTGAATCCAAGCTTTAAGGGACTTTATGAATTCGCCGAGGAGGAAGGCATACCAATAATTGGTGAGATACCGTACGATAGAGCAATCCCAAAAAGCATGGTAATGCTTAAGCCGGTAGTTGAGGCATTTCCGGATTCAAAAGCCTCTATAGCGCTCAAAGAAATAGCAGAAGTCGTTAAAGAGGAGATTTTAGAGTAG
- a CDS encoding radical SAM protein, whose translation MNECKIPEGSSGYCGIMWNRKGKLVPITGSFDKAYLHWYLDPHPTNCVARPVCPEKEHRGFYNLAVFFAGCNLDCLFCQNIEHKYMIKNGSIDPFEGVVMSSKELADIAMRSRVSCVCYFGGDPTPHSPYAIKASREILKRAEKVGAIKRICWETNGLENPNIMREMARISLESGGIVKIDWKAYSPSIYEALTGVNGRKALQRIKENIRIIVAMDERKEPPLLVVSTLVVPHYIDGKEVGGISRYLAQLNPDIPYVLLAFAPQHLMHDVPTTSKRQMERAYTIARREGLKRVFIGNLWLLR comes from the coding sequence GTGAACGAATGCAAAATTCCGGAGGGAAGTTCCGGCTACTGCGGGATAATGTGGAACAGGAAAGGAAAGTTAGTTCCCATAACTGGAAGCTTTGATAAGGCATATCTCCATTGGTATCTCGATCCTCACCCAACAAACTGTGTCGCAAGACCAGTTTGTCCAGAAAAAGAACATAGGGGATTTTACAACCTAGCAGTCTTCTTCGCCGGATGCAACTTAGATTGTCTTTTCTGCCAGAACATAGAGCACAAATACATGATAAAAAACGGGAGCATAGATCCCTTTGAAGGGGTTGTAATGAGCTCAAAGGAGCTAGCAGATATAGCAATGAGAAGTAGAGTATCATGTGTGTGCTATTTTGGCGGAGATCCAACGCCTCATTCTCCCTATGCAATAAAAGCTTCAAGAGAAATTCTCAAACGAGCCGAGAAAGTTGGAGCAATAAAAAGAATTTGCTGGGAAACGAATGGGCTTGAAAATCCAAACATAATGCGGGAAATGGCAAGAATAAGCCTTGAAAGTGGGGGAATAGTCAAGATTGACTGGAAAGCATATAGCCCAAGTATCTACGAAGCTTTAACGGGAGTTAACGGAAGGAAAGCCCTTCAGAGAATAAAGGAGAACATAAGGATTATAGTCGCAATGGACGAGAGAAAGGAGCCTCCCCTTTTAGTAGTTAGTACCCTTGTTGTACCCCATTACATAGATGGGAAAGAGGTTGGTGGAATATCGAGGTACCTTGCTCAGCTGAATCCGGACATACCATACGTTCTCTTGGCATTTGCACCGCAGCATCTAATGCACGATGTGCCAACCACCAGTAAGAGACAGATGGAAAGGGCTTACACAATCGCCAGAAGAGAAGGACTAAAACGAGTCTTCATCGGTAACCTTTGGCTCCTGAGATGA
- a CDS encoding DUF134 domain-containing protein, protein MPHGMGWRRGRRRKMRFIGFIPEVRHFYPAKPPFGPPQPPIFMTYEEFEALRLVDYEGLTQEEAGQRMGVSRGTVWRALSSARKKVAQMLVEGRELIILAQGNEIPRSSQEPKVTDEDSF, encoded by the coding sequence ATGCCACACGGGATGGGATGGAGAAGAGGAAGAAGACGAAAAATGCGATTTATAGGGTTTATCCCCGAGGTTAGGCATTTCTATCCAGCTAAGCCACCTTTTGGCCCTCCACAGCCTCCGATTTTCATGACCTACGAGGAGTTTGAGGCCTTAAGGCTGGTGGATTATGAAGGACTAACTCAAGAGGAAGCCGGGCAGAGAATGGGCGTCTCAAGGGGCACTGTGTGGAGGGCTCTAAGTTCTGCAAGAAAAAAGGTAGCCCAAATGCTTGTTGAGGGGAGAGAGCTAATAATCCTTGCCCAGGGAAATGAAATTCCCAGATCATCTCAGGAGCCAAAGGTTACCGATGAAGACTCGTTTTAG
- a CDS encoding DEAD/DEAH box helicase yields MYLRKDLIQPRVYQEVIYAKCKDKNSLVVLPTGLGKTLIAQMIADYRLSKYGGKVLMLAPTKPLALQHRESFLKLFDLPEEKINTLTGEIQPERREEIWRKSIIITATPQTIENDLVVGRISLEDVVLLVFDEAHRAVGNYAYVYIAKEYMKQAKHPLILGLTASPGSDEAKIKEIVKNLFIEHIEVRTENSPDVKPYVQGIKFEWVRVELPGIYKEVRKILREMLKDSLKPLAEAGLIESASPDVPKKEILKAGQIINAEMAKGNYDVGKLMFYQAKALKLHHAIELLETQGLSALRAYLKKLYEEAKRGKTKSTKELMQDQRMKKAIALLVQAKELGIDHPKLDKMKELIKEQLSKKPASKIIVFTNYRETAKKIVKELLQEQIKSMRFVGQANKENDKGLSQKKQKQILDLFSQGEFNVLVATSVGEEGLDVPEVDLVIFYEPVPSAIRSIQRRGRTGRHRPGRVVILMAKGTRDEAYYWSSRHKEKQMISLLKKVEDMVKKEKQASLLGFVKPKEKEEKAEEVVEKREEPEKDVYEKLPIKPIFVKKPKGIVVYVDSRELKSQVPKILKELGAHLEVRTLDVGDYIVSEDVAIERKAANDFIQSIIDGRLFDQAKRLKEAYSRPVIIIEGELYGIRNVHPNAIRGALAALTVDWEIPVLFAKDSSEVASYIYLIAKREQEERKKEVAVRSEKKALTLAERQRLIVEGLPYVSATLARRLLKHFGSVERVFTAKESELMQVEGIGEKIAREIRKVITSPYEEEEEKNI; encoded by the coding sequence ATGTATCTGCGGAAAGACCTTATCCAGCCAAGGGTTTATCAAGAAGTAATCTACGCGAAGTGCAAAGACAAAAACAGCCTAGTTGTTCTGCCGACTGGGTTAGGGAAAACTCTAATAGCCCAGATGATAGCTGACTATCGCTTATCTAAATACGGCGGGAAAGTTCTGATGCTCGCACCAACAAAACCCCTAGCCCTCCAACATAGAGAAAGCTTTTTGAAACTTTTTGATCTTCCAGAGGAGAAGATAAACACATTAACTGGCGAGATCCAACCAGAGAGAAGAGAGGAAATATGGAGGAAAAGTATTATTATTACCGCTACCCCCCAAACGATAGAAAACGACCTTGTTGTTGGGAGGATAAGCCTTGAAGACGTTGTTCTGCTCGTCTTTGATGAAGCCCATAGGGCGGTGGGGAACTATGCTTATGTTTACATAGCCAAAGAGTACATGAAACAGGCAAAACATCCCCTAATTTTGGGTCTTACAGCTTCTCCTGGAAGCGATGAGGCGAAGATTAAGGAGATTGTTAAGAACCTCTTCATAGAGCACATTGAGGTTAGAACCGAGAATTCTCCCGATGTTAAACCCTACGTCCAAGGGATAAAGTTTGAATGGGTTAGAGTAGAGCTGCCGGGGATTTACAAGGAAGTTAGAAAAATTCTAAGGGAAATGCTCAAAGATTCGTTGAAGCCCTTGGCTGAGGCAGGTCTTATCGAGAGCGCTTCTCCGGATGTTCCGAAAAAAGAAATCCTCAAAGCGGGACAGATAATAAACGCCGAGATGGCAAAAGGCAACTATGATGTAGGAAAACTCATGTTTTACCAAGCAAAAGCCCTGAAGCTCCACCATGCAATAGAACTTCTCGAAACCCAAGGATTATCCGCCTTGAGGGCTTACCTCAAGAAGCTCTATGAAGAGGCCAAGAGGGGAAAGACAAAGTCGACGAAGGAGCTGATGCAGGATCAGAGAATGAAAAAGGCAATAGCCCTTCTCGTCCAAGCAAAAGAATTGGGAATCGACCATCCAAAGTTAGACAAGATGAAAGAGCTGATTAAAGAGCAATTGAGCAAGAAACCCGCCTCAAAGATAATCGTCTTCACAAACTACAGGGAAACTGCAAAAAAGATCGTAAAAGAGCTCCTTCAAGAGCAAATAAAGAGCATGCGTTTTGTGGGACAGGCAAATAAAGAAAACGACAAGGGCTTAAGCCAAAAGAAGCAAAAACAGATTTTAGATCTCTTCTCTCAGGGAGAATTCAACGTTCTCGTTGCCACAAGTGTTGGCGAAGAAGGTCTGGATGTTCCCGAAGTGGATTTGGTTATCTTTTACGAACCTGTGCCTTCTGCTATAAGGAGCATCCAGAGAAGGGGAAGAACCGGGAGACACAGGCCAGGCAGAGTTGTTATATTAATGGCAAAGGGCACGAGGGACGAAGCTTACTACTGGAGTTCCCGTCATAAGGAGAAGCAGATGATCTCTCTCTTAAAGAAGGTGGAGGATATGGTTAAAAAAGAAAAACAGGCCTCCCTCTTAGGTTTTGTAAAGCCGAAGGAGAAGGAGGAAAAAGCCGAGGAAGTTGTCGAAAAGAGGGAAGAGCCAGAGAAAGATGTGTATGAAAAGCTCCCTATAAAGCCCATTTTTGTGAAAAAGCCGAAAGGGATTGTAGTTTATGTTGATTCACGCGAGCTCAAGAGCCAGGTTCCAAAAATACTAAAGGAACTAGGTGCTCATTTGGAAGTTAGAACCCTCGACGTTGGGGACTATATAGTGAGTGAAGACGTGGCTATAGAGAGAAAAGCCGCTAATGATTTCATTCAGTCAATAATAGATGGTAGGCTTTTTGATCAGGCAAAGCGTTTAAAAGAGGCCTATTCCAGACCGGTCATTATTATCGAAGGAGAGCTCTACGGAATTAGGAACGTGCACCCCAATGCTATTAGAGGTGCTTTGGCTGCTTTAACTGTAGACTGGGAGATCCCAGTTCTTTTCGCTAAAGATTCGAGTGAAGTTGCCAGCTACATTTACCTCATCGCCAAGCGTGAACAGGAGGAGAGAAAGAAGGAAGTAGCCGTTAGAAGTGAGAAGAAGGCCTTAACATTGGCTGAAAGGCAGAGGCTAATCGTTGAAGGGCTCCCCTATGTGTCGGCAACCTTAGCGAGAAGACTCCTCAAGCATTTCGGGAGCGTGGAGAGGGTTTTCACGGCAAAAGAGAGCGAGTTAATGCAGGTGGAAGGAATTGGAGAAAAAATTGCCAGAGAGATAAGAAAAGTCATAACATCCCCATACGAAGAGGAGGAAGAGAAAAATATATAA
- a CDS encoding DUF257 family protein, whose translation MHNFLSILEKLKFGETVLVEYSSKAPIYLLFHELIKWSRENNHPILVDDFLDTLHMYRAQMEIAGIDTSLLNDLNVIKIGGAINIGNVLGRVPITESTVLEREYDKIFEKLPEEKMINLVLGFDKLFILHSERKDFIPSIYGVLKYLGNKKRIAFYFINADLIKSAVPEVLPIMEEISTAVVSIEEKDEFRINLLKPLNI comes from the coding sequence GTGCACAACTTTCTTTCTATACTGGAAAAACTAAAATTTGGCGAAACCGTTTTAGTGGAGTACTCTTCAAAAGCCCCGATTTATCTGCTCTTCCACGAACTTATAAAGTGGAGCAGGGAGAATAACCACCCGATCCTCGTAGATGATTTCTTGGACACGCTCCACATGTACAGAGCTCAGATGGAGATTGCTGGAATAGATACTTCCCTTCTCAACGACCTTAATGTAATAAAGATTGGAGGGGCTATAAACATAGGGAACGTCTTAGGGAGAGTCCCAATAACTGAGAGCACGGTTTTGGAAAGAGAATACGATAAAATCTTTGAAAAACTGCCCGAAGAGAAAATGATAAACCTCGTGCTGGGTTTTGATAAGCTTTTCATTCTCCACAGCGAGAGAAAAGATTTCATACCCAGTATATACGGAGTGCTGAAATATCTCGGAAACAAAAAGAGGATTGCCTTCTACTTCATCAACGCAGATTTGATAAAATCAGCGGTTCCGGAAGTTTTACCTATTATGGAGGAGATTTCAACAGCAGTTGTTTCAATCGAGGAGAAAGATGAATTTAGGATAAACCTTCTTAAGCCACTCAACATTTAA
- a CDS encoding M55 family metallopeptidase: MRAFISVDLEGMPFIVSPQHLVEKGALYNEARKIATEITLTAADALHREGFEEVIVADSHGPMVNLIPEELPEYVYLVRGYPRPMAMVAGAEGCDVALFLGYHAKAGTAYGIFDHTYSGANVGKLELNDIEVSEFLLNGFAVGHFNIPVILVGGDEKLLEEDVEKFTPWAERVVFKEAFSRYSAISPSMKKIKKELENSVFRAVEKYKNGGTKPLKLDYPVRVRLTYNNSGMADVGELLPGARRIDGKTVEFEAKDIIEAYKAFQLLVFAATGVTSILRR, encoded by the coding sequence ATGCGCGCTTTTATTTCTGTTGATTTAGAAGGGATGCCTTTTATAGTCAGTCCCCAGCACTTAGTGGAAAAAGGCGCTCTATACAACGAAGCTCGAAAAATAGCTACGGAAATAACTTTAACCGCTGCAGATGCCCTTCATAGGGAAGGTTTTGAAGAGGTCATAGTAGCTGACAGCCACGGTCCGATGGTAAATTTGATTCCCGAGGAGCTTCCCGAATACGTTTACCTCGTCAGAGGTTACCCAAGGCCAATGGCTATGGTTGCTGGAGCTGAAGGATGTGACGTTGCACTATTTTTAGGGTACCATGCAAAGGCCGGAACGGCATATGGTATCTTTGACCACACCTACAGCGGTGCAAACGTTGGAAAGCTTGAGCTAAATGACATAGAAGTCAGCGAATTTCTTCTAAACGGCTTTGCTGTGGGACATTTCAACATTCCAGTGATCCTTGTTGGAGGAGACGAAAAACTCCTCGAGGAGGATGTGGAGAAATTCACTCCATGGGCTGAGAGAGTGGTATTTAAGGAGGCATTCTCAAGGTATTCCGCCATAAGCCCGAGCATGAAGAAAATTAAGAAAGAGCTCGAAAACTCCGTCTTCAGAGCTGTTGAAAAGTACAAAAACGGAGGAACAAAGCCCCTAAAACTTGACTATCCCGTTAGGGTGAGGCTCACTTACAACAACAGCGGCATGGCGGATGTAGGAGAACTTCTACCGGGGGCAAGAAGGATAGATGGAAAAACGGTAGAGTTTGAAGCAAAGGACATTATCGAGGCATACAAGGCATTTCAGCTACTGGTGTTTGCTGCTACTGGAGTTACATCAATACTTAGGCGTTAG
- a CDS encoding geranylgeranylglyceryl/heptaprenylglyceryl phosphate synthase has protein sequence MLRIGKVESYIHEKLEKEKLHFVLLDPDDVSPETAGKLAKMSEELGVDAIMVGGSTGAEGEILDEVVKSIKESSSLPVILFPGSHGGVSKYADAIFFMSLLNSRNPFFITGAQALGAFTVKRYGIEPIPMAYLIVEPGETVGWVSDAKPIPRHKPKIAAAYALAGQYMGMRLVYLEAGSGAPEHVPNDMIKAVKAVIDVPLIVGGGIRSYEDAKEVAQSGADIIVTGTAIEKAGSLEEARKRLERIIKGVKEVKP, from the coding sequence ATGCTGAGGATAGGAAAAGTTGAATCTTACATTCACGAGAAGCTCGAGAAAGAAAAACTTCACTTTGTTCTCTTAGACCCTGATGATGTTTCTCCCGAAACTGCTGGGAAGCTTGCCAAAATGAGTGAGGAACTCGGTGTGGATGCAATAATGGTTGGTGGTTCCACAGGGGCAGAGGGAGAAATTCTTGATGAGGTCGTTAAGTCGATAAAAGAGAGTTCCAGCTTACCTGTGATACTCTTTCCGGGTTCACATGGAGGGGTAAGCAAATATGCGGATGCAATATTCTTTATGAGCCTCCTTAATTCACGAAATCCCTTTTTTATTACTGGTGCCCAGGCGCTTGGAGCTTTTACGGTAAAACGCTATGGAATTGAGCCGATACCGATGGCATATCTCATCGTAGAGCCGGGTGAAACAGTTGGATGGGTAAGTGATGCCAAGCCGATTCCAAGGCACAAACCAAAAATAGCTGCTGCTTATGCATTAGCTGGGCAGTACATGGGGATGAGGCTTGTTTACCTTGAAGCGGGAAGCGGTGCTCCAGAACATGTGCCGAATGATATGATTAAAGCTGTTAAAGCCGTAATTGATGTTCCCCTAATAGTTGGAGGCGGCATAAGGAGCTACGAAGATGCAAAAGAGGTTGCCCAGAGCGGTGCGGACATAATCGTTACTGGAACAGCGATAGAAAAAGCGGGATCTTTGGAGGAAGCTAGGAAAAGGCTGGAAAGGATAATAAAAGGGGTCAAAGAAGTCAAGCCTTGA
- a CDS encoding GIY-YIG nuclease family protein yields the protein MKGSYLLVIYLERDANIRTKAREFHLKKGYYIYVGSAMNSLEKRVARHFRKKKRLHWHIDFLLQRAQLLSAYLIPSEERIEEELSRIVGKVFQGVEGFGASDVKVKTNLYYSATPPDGTICNILNSRNLRWKRVKSPKEIMKWREENAEDRKS from the coding sequence ATGAAGGGCTCCTATCTTCTTGTAATCTATTTGGAAAGAGACGCAAACATAAGAACAAAAGCCCGAGAGTTTCATTTGAAGAAAGGGTATTACATTTACGTTGGCTCTGCAATGAACTCCCTCGAAAAAAGGGTTGCAAGACATTTCAGAAAGAAAAAACGTCTTCACTGGCATATTGACTTTCTTCTCCAAAGAGCACAGCTTTTGAGCGCTTATCTAATACCCAGCGAGGAAAGAATTGAGGAGGAACTTTCCCGTATCGTGGGAAAAGTTTTTCAAGGGGTTGAAGGTTTTGGGGCGAGTGATGTTAAAGTAAAAACAAATTTATACTATTCCGCAACTCCTCCAGATGGAACAATATGTAACATCTTAAACTCAAGAAACCTTAGGTGGAAAAGAGTTAAAAGTCCCAAAGAAATTATGAAGTGGAGGGAAGAGAATGCTGAGGATAGGAAAAGTTGA
- a CDS encoding DUF2095 family protein, translating to MVDKKKKRPIDEFPWQEYDKEEFKEKYPHLAKELEEEPGLVIEGYRVEEEEEEELMDFSGYNPTVIDFIRRCETDEEALEIINWMEEHGEITPELAKELRIKLVKEGVRSFGTKKEWGWYERHRKR from the coding sequence ATGGTGGACAAAAAGAAAAAGCGCCCCATTGATGAATTTCCTTGGCAGGAATATGATAAGGAAGAATTTAAAGAAAAATATCCCCACTTAGCTAAAGAACTTGAAGAAGAGCCCGGTCTTGTTATCGAAGGCTATAGAGTGGAAGAGGAAGAAGAGGAAGAATTGATGGATTTTTCCGGGTACAATCCTACGGTTATTGACTTCATAAGAAGATGCGAGACCGATGAGGAGGCATTGGAAATTATCAACTGGATGGAGGAGCACGGCGAGATAACTCCTGAATTAGCCAAAGAACTCAGGATAAAGCTTGTGAAAGAAGGGGTAAGAAGCTTTGGAACCAAAAAAGAGTGGGGATGGTACGAAAGGCATAGAAAACGTTAG